The DNA segment TTCATTTGACTTAGTTGAAAGACTTTTTATTGATAGATTTATGTCTTTTAACATTGTTAAATCATTCTCTTTAAGAGCAGCCAAAGAGATTTTATTTGCATGTACAACTTCTTGACCTATGCTGTATATCTCATCTTTTATTTTTTGTACATTCTCTTCATATGGTTTTAACATTATCCAAACCTTCCTGTAATATAGTCTTCTGTTTTTTTATTTGATGGGTTAACAAAAATTGTATCTGTTTCATCATATTCAATCAATTTTCCTAAATGGAAAAATGCAGTATAGTCTGCAACTCTTGCCGCTTGTTGCATATTGTGAGTTACTGTTATAATTGTATATTTTTCTTTTAATTCAAGCATTAAAGCTTCAATCTTTTCAGTTGAAATAGGATCAAGTGCTGAAGTTGGTTCATCCATTAAAATAACTTCTGGTTTAACAGCAATTGTTCTAGCAATACAAAGTCTTTGTTGTTGTCCACCAGATAGTGAAGTTCCAGGTTGCGCTAGTTTATCTTTTACCTCTTCCCACAGACCTGCATCTCTAAGAGATTTTTCTACAAGCTCATCACAAGCTTTTCCTTTTTTTACATGACCATGCTTTAAAGGAGCATAAGAGACATTATCATAAATTGATTTTGGAAAAGGATTTGGTTGTTGAAATACCATTCCAATTTTTTTTCTTACACTCACTTCATCAACATCTTTATCATAGATATTTTTATTGTCAATTACAACTGAACCATCAATTTTAACAATAGATATAAGGTCATTCATTCTATTTAAACATCTTAAAAATGTAGATTTACCACATCCTGATGGTCCAATTAAAGCTGTTATTTTATTTTCATATAAAGGAACAGTTATATTGTGTAAAGCATGGTTTTCCCCATACCAAAGATTTAATTCGCTTACATCAACTTTTATATTTTTATTAGACATTTTTTTCCTTATTACCATTTAACTTCATATTTTTTTCTAAGATATATTGCAAAAGAGTTAAGTGAAATTAATATTGTTAATAACACCATAATCCCTGCAGCAGTCTTCTCAACATACATTCTCTCTGGCATTCCTGACCAAGTAAACAA comes from the Halarcobacter ebronensis genome and includes:
- the pstB gene encoding phosphate ABC transporter ATP-binding protein PstB, coding for MSNKNIKVDVSELNLWYGENHALHNITVPLYENKITALIGPSGCGKSTFLRCLNRMNDLISIVKIDGSVVIDNKNIYDKDVDEVSVRKKIGMVFQQPNPFPKSIYDNVSYAPLKHGHVKKGKACDELVEKSLRDAGLWEEVKDKLAQPGTSLSGGQQQRLCIARTIAVKPEVILMDEPTSALDPISTEKIEALMLELKEKYTIITVTHNMQQAARVADYTAFFHLGKLIEYDETDTIFVNPSNKKTEDYITGRFG